One window from the genome of Pseudoliparis swirei isolate HS2019 ecotype Mariana Trench chromosome 24, NWPU_hadal_v1, whole genome shotgun sequence encodes:
- the gpr83 gene encoding G-protein coupled receptor 83, whose protein sequence is MAIYLTRKFRVENREGQEPERSFCVPDFPEPSDVYWQYIDLLTFILLYMLPLLIITASYATVACRLWRRNAIGDTTTAQHAAQRRKRRRTLAMLLLVVGVFAVCWFPLNCYVVLQSSQSIGSSNALYFCFHWLAMSATCYNPFIYCCLNPAFRKELRLLLDMCRRKRRAAAAGLEPELRPLAAAPRDGTAWPENPEPPPRSRRALVSSARGHASSQQSHALSGRSHNLKDARVLFAAGPAPAARIDFLSAEPIVAVS, encoded by the exons atggccatttatttaacaaggaagtTCCGGGTggagaacagagaggg cCAGGAACCGGAGCGCAGCTTCTGCGTCCCGGACTTCCCGGAGCCGTCTGACGTCTACTGGCAGTACATCGACCTGCTGACCTTCATCCTGCTGTACATGCTGCCGCTCCTCATCATCACCGCCTCCTACGCCACGGTGGCGTGCCGGCTGTGGCGCCGCAACGCCATCGGCGACACGACCACGGCGCAGCACGCCGCCCAGCGGAGGAAGCGGCGGCGCACGCTGgccatgctgctgctggtggtgggcGTGTTCGCCGTGTGCTGGTTCCCCCTGAACTGCTACGTGGTGCTGCAGTCCAGCCAGAGCATCGGCTCCTCCAACGCGCTCTACTTCTGCTTCCACTGGCTGGCCATGAGCGCCACCTGCTACAACCCCTTCATCTACTGCTGCCTCAACCCCGCCTTCCGCAAGGAGCTGCGCCTCCTGCTGGACATGTGCAGGAGGAagcggcgggcggcggcggcgggcttggagccggagctccgccccctggcCGCGGCGCCGCGCGACGGGACCGCCTGGCCCGAAAACCCGGAGCCGCCGCCGAGGTCGCGGCGCGCGCTGGTGTCAAGCGccagaggccacgcctcctcgcaACAGAGCCACGCCCTCTCCGGCCGGTCGCACAACCTCAAAGACGCGCGCGTGCTGTTCGCGGCCGGGCCGGCGCCCGCGGCGAGGATCGACTTCCTGTCGGCGGAGCCCATCGTGGCCGTGAGCTGA